One window of the Epinephelus moara isolate mb chromosome 22, YSFRI_EMoa_1.0, whole genome shotgun sequence genome contains the following:
- the LOC126383961 gene encoding tumor necrosis factor receptor superfamily member 6B-like isoform X1, with protein sequence MMLRRLLPVVLLSLPAVLVGGVAEPLLTFTDKDPITGVSVECDRCPPGTYLRARCTTTQKSECSPCPTGSFTELWNYIGKCLRCGVCGQYQVVKTPCTAQSDCQCECKPGYYYKKKWDMCLRHSECPCAQGVLTKGTPDEDTVCHSCPNGTFSNTVSPHQNCTLHKSCNAPGQELVLKGSTWHDSVCTTCKELKSKNGGDYLKEILPDFFVHQKINIKRLRQIVHKLPSEDSKRQGATLRLNLSELNARINTWVASATANQVRQLPGILNKTGANGASKRLQSKLQRIDSNLKELCDMRNEVDVIAISG encoded by the exons ATG ATGCTGAGACGTCTCCTCCCGGTGGTGCTGCTGTCACTGCCCGCCGTTCTTGTTGGCGGTGTCGCCGAACCGCTTCTGACCTTCACAGACAAGGACCCGATCACCGGGGTCTCGGTAGAGTGCGACCGCTGTCCCCCCGGGACCTACCTGCGAGCACGCTGCACGACGACGCAAAAGAGCGAGTGCTCGCCGTGTCCGACGGGCTCGTTCACGGAGCTGTGGAACTACATCGGCAAGTGTCTGCGCTGCGGGGTGTGCGGACAGTACCAGGTGGTGAAGACGCCGTGCACAGCACAGAGTGACTGCCAGTGTGAATGTAAACCGGGATACTACTACAAGAAGAAGTGGGACATGTGCCTCCGCCACAGCGAGTGTCCGTGCGCACAAGGGGTGCTGACCAAAG GTACACCTGATGAGGACACAGTGTGCCACAGCTGTCCCAATGGCACCTTCTCCAACACCGTCTCTCCTCACCAGAACTGCACTCTACACAAAAGCTGCAACGCTCCAGGCCAGGAGCTGGTGCTAAAGGGCTCCACCTGGCATGACAGCGTGTGCACCACCTGCAAAGAGCTCAAATCAAAAA ATGGAGGCGACTACCTCAAAGAAATCCTCCCAGATTTCTTTGTTCAccagaaaataaacatcaagCGGCTGCGTCAGATCGTGCACAAGCTCCCATCTGAGGACAGCAAAAGACAAGGAGCAACTTTGCGACTTAACCTCTCAGAACTTAATGCACGAATCAACACTTGGGTTGCTTCTGCCACGGCGAATCAGGTTCGTCAGCTTCCGGGGATTCTGAACAAAACAGGAGCAAACGGTGCTAGTAAGAGACTGCAGAGCAAGCTGCAGAGAATCGACTCAAATCTGAAGGAGCTATGTGATATGAGGAACGAGGTGGATGTAATTGCAATTTCAGGGTAG
- the LOC126383961 gene encoding tumor necrosis factor receptor superfamily member 6B-like isoform X2, whose amino-acid sequence MLRRLLPVVLLSLPAVLVGGVAEPLLTFTDKDPITGVSVECDRCPPGTYLRARCTTTQKSECSPCPTGSFTELWNYIGKCLRCGVCGQYQVVKTPCTAQSDCQCECKPGYYYKKKWDMCLRHSECPCAQGVLTKGTPDEDTVCHSCPNGTFSNTVSPHQNCTLHKSCNAPGQELVLKGSTWHDSVCTTCKELKSKNGGDYLKEILPDFFVHQKINIKRLRQIVHKLPSEDSKRQGATLRLNLSELNARINTWVASATANQVRQLPGILNKTGANGASKRLQSKLQRIDSNLKELCDMRNEVDVIAISG is encoded by the exons ATGCTGAGACGTCTCCTCCCGGTGGTGCTGCTGTCACTGCCCGCCGTTCTTGTTGGCGGTGTCGCCGAACCGCTTCTGACCTTCACAGACAAGGACCCGATCACCGGGGTCTCGGTAGAGTGCGACCGCTGTCCCCCCGGGACCTACCTGCGAGCACGCTGCACGACGACGCAAAAGAGCGAGTGCTCGCCGTGTCCGACGGGCTCGTTCACGGAGCTGTGGAACTACATCGGCAAGTGTCTGCGCTGCGGGGTGTGCGGACAGTACCAGGTGGTGAAGACGCCGTGCACAGCACAGAGTGACTGCCAGTGTGAATGTAAACCGGGATACTACTACAAGAAGAAGTGGGACATGTGCCTCCGCCACAGCGAGTGTCCGTGCGCACAAGGGGTGCTGACCAAAG GTACACCTGATGAGGACACAGTGTGCCACAGCTGTCCCAATGGCACCTTCTCCAACACCGTCTCTCCTCACCAGAACTGCACTCTACACAAAAGCTGCAACGCTCCAGGCCAGGAGCTGGTGCTAAAGGGCTCCACCTGGCATGACAGCGTGTGCACCACCTGCAAAGAGCTCAAATCAAAAA ATGGAGGCGACTACCTCAAAGAAATCCTCCCAGATTTCTTTGTTCAccagaaaataaacatcaagCGGCTGCGTCAGATCGTGCACAAGCTCCCATCTGAGGACAGCAAAAGACAAGGAGCAACTTTGCGACTTAACCTCTCAGAACTTAATGCACGAATCAACACTTGGGTTGCTTCTGCCACGGCGAATCAGGTTCGTCAGCTTCCGGGGATTCTGAACAAAACAGGAGCAAACGGTGCTAGTAAGAGACTGCAGAGCAAGCTGCAGAGAATCGACTCAAATCTGAAGGAGCTATGTGATATGAGGAACGAGGTGGATGTAATTGCAATTTCAGGGTAG